A region of the Amycolatopsis sp. cg13 genome:
GCACGATGCGGCGCAGCAGCCGGCGCAGCACGTAGCCGCGGCCGTCGTTGCCCGGAGTGACGCCGTCGCCGATCAGCAGCACGCCGGTGCGCGCGTGGTCGGCGATGACGCGGAAGCGCACGTCGTCGGCGTGGTTGGCGCCGTAGCGGCGGCCGGAGAACTCCTCGGCGCGGCCGATCACCGGGCGCACCAGGTCGGTCTCGTACACGTTCTCGACGCCCTGCAGGATCGTCGCGACGCGCTCGACGCCCATGCCGGTGTCGATGTTCTTCTTCGGCAGCTCGCCGATCGGCGGGTGGCCCAGCTTCGGGCTCTGGTCGCCGCGGACGTCCTGCATGAAGACGAGGTTCCAGATCTCGATGTAGCGGTCCTCGTCGGCGACCGGGCCGCCCTCACGGCCGTACGCCGGGCCGCGGTCGTAGTAGATCTCCGAGCAGGGCCCGCCGGGACCGGGCACGCCCATGTCCCAGTAGTTGTCCTTGCCGTCGCGGACCTGGATGCGCTCGCTGGGCAGGCCGGTGAGCTTGCGCCACAGCCCGGCCGCCTCGCTGTCCTTCTCGTAGACGGTCGCCCAGATCCGGTCCGGGTCGAGGCCGAAGCCGCCGTCGTCCTGGGACTTGGTGATCAGCTCCCAGGCGTTCTCGATCGCGCCTTCCTTGAAGTAGTCGCCGAACGAGAAGTTGCCCGCCATCTGGAAGAACGTGTTGTGCCGGGTGGTCTTGCCGACCTCGTCGATGTCCGGCGTGCGCACGCACTTCTGCACCGAGGTCGCGCGCGGATACGGCGGCGGGGCCTCGCCGAGGAAGTAGGGCTTGAACTGGACCATGCCCGCGTTGACGAACAGCAGGTTCGGGTCGTCGAGGATCAGCGGGGCGCTCGGCACGCGCGTGTGGCCCCGGCTTTCGAAATGGCGCAGGAAACGGTCGGTGATCTCGTGTGTGTCCACGGGTACGTCCTTGTGCTGAAGACCCGGCTTAGGCCGGGGAAGGAAACGGGGGTCGGAGGCGGCGGAAGGCGCGCGGAGATCAGCCCTCCGCCCGGCGAGCTCGCCGGGCGGGGCGACGTGCGGCGTGCCGGCCCGCGCCCGAAGGCGGCGTGACGGCGGCGGTCCGCTCCTCGACCATGTCGTGCAGCTCCTGTTCCCGTTCGTTCATCCCGGCGCGCACCTCGGCGCCGAACGAACCGACGGCGCCCGCGAGTTCCCGCACGGCGTCGCCCAAGTTCGATGCTAACCCGGCAGGCGTGGCCTGACGAGCGGTTTCGCTCGCCTTGCGGCTCAGCGCGACTCCCGCGACGACCCCGACCCCGAGCCAGAACAGCCGCTTCACTTCTTCCCCCGGCGGGCCGGGCGCTGCGCCTTCGCTTCCTGGCGCTTGCGGCGCGCGCGGATCGCCTTGCTGATCCCGTACGACAGCGCGGCGGTCTTCACCAGCGGGCCGCCGAGCGTCGCGGTGAACACCGACGAGAGCGCGGAAACGTTGCCGCTCACCGCCTGCGCGTTCGCGGTGATCCCGTCGACGCGCTCGAGCTGGGTGTTGACGTGCGTGATCGTCTCGTTGGCCCCGATCAGGATCGGGTCGCTGTTCTCGTGCGCCTTGCGGATCGCGATCGTCGCCTCGTCCAGCGTGCGGCCGAGCTTGAGCAGCGGGATCGCCAGCAGCAAGACCAGCAGTACGAAAGCTCCTGCGGCGATCAGCGCGGCGATCTGCCCTGCCGACACGGGCCCTCCTCGGGTGGTGCGGGGTCTTAGGTGGTGTGAGGTTACCGCCTGCGGAGCTTCTCGGCGGGGACCCCCCGCCGCAGTGGTCACCCAGCGCAGTCGCCGCTGCCGGAAAACAGTTCGCGAAGCCGGGCCCGGGCTGGTCTCCTCAGGTGATGGCCTCCTCGAACGGACGCGGTCCGCTCCCCCGCGTGCTCGCCGGACCCGGCGGGCGAGCCGCCGACGTGCTCACCGAGCTTCCCGGCGCGGACCTGACGACGCTGCAACTGGAAGTAGCCCGGCGGCGAGCCGCGAAACTGCGCGGACCGGATGTGTTGCGCCGCTACCGCGCGGACCGGTTCACCACGCCCGCGCCACTGCCTTTCGACGCGCTCCGCCGGGTCGAAGACGCCCTGCTTTCCGCTGCCCCGCCGGAATTCGACCGGGTCACGCTCTCCCCGGTGACCCCGCTCGGCACTCACTCCACAGTGGCCGGACTAGCCCAGCACCGCGTCGTCCCGACCGGCCGCGGCACGGAAGTCGCCGCGGACCCGACGAACGGTCTGGCGCTGGAAGCCGCCGTCCGCCGCACCGGTTCCTCGCCAGTACGACTCACCACCGTGCAACGCGTCGTCCGGGCCCAACCTCCGGGCCCTGGACTCTTCGCCCACTTCTCCCTGTTCGCCGCCGTCACCGCCGGTCGCGACCGCGGCAGCCTGGCCTTCGAACGCGAACATCTGGTGGAACACGCCCGATTCCTCACCACCGCGGTACGCGCCGCCGGTGCCCACGCCGCAGGCTTCCAAGTGACCACAATGGACAACCGCTTCGCTGACTTCGCCGCTTCAGTGCAAGACGCATTGCCGGACGTCGAGGTCTCTGACGCCTCAGACCGTGCCATCGGCCGCGATTACTACTTCGGCCTCTGCTTCACCGTCACCGCGGACTTCGGCACCGGCCCAGCCGAAGTAGGCGATGGCGGCTTCACCCCGTGGACCGCACGATTGCTGGGAAACGCGAAGGAACGCTTGCTCGTCTCCGGCATCGGCGTGGACCGAGTCGCGTCGCTGCTCAATGCCCCTTCTTGACGATCCCCTCGTACACCGCCGCCATGTCGTCCTCGCCATGCCCCGCTTCGACCGCACTCTCGAGATGCGCCAACGCGGCCGCCGCCCCGCCGACGTCGATCGCGTGGCCCGCGGCTTCCACCACGAGCCGCGCGTCCTTCGCCGCGAGCGAGGCCGGGAAGCTCGCCGGGTACTCGCCGGACAGCATCATCGGCCCCTTCGCCCGCGCGTAAGGAACGTCGAACCCAGTGCCGCTCATGACGTCGAAGAACAACTGCGGGTCCACCCCGAGCACACGGGCCAGGGCCAGGCTCTCGCCGGTGCCGTTGGTGAGCGCGAGAATCCAAGCGTTCATCACCAGCTTGAGCCGCGTCGCCGTGCCGGGTTCAGTGCCGAGCCAGCGAGTCTTCGAACCGATCGCGTCGAAGACCTCCGCAGCCCCGTCGTGCACGTTGTCCGGCCCAGCCGCGAGCACCTGCAGTTGCCCTTGCTCAGCGGGCCCCTTCGTCCCCATCACCGGACAATCCACGAACGGAACCCCAGCCGCGACGGACGCCTCCGCAAGCCGATCAGCCCACTCGACCCCGACGGTGCTGGTCTGCAACCAAATCGTCCCCGGCTCCAGCGAAAGCCCTCGAAACACCTCCGCGACCGCAGGCCCGTCCGCGAGCATGGTGACCAGAAAGTCGGCGCCCTTCACCGCTTCGCCAGGTGTCTCGACAACCGTGACGCCCTCCGCGGCAAGCGGCTCAGCCTTCGCGAGCGTGCGGTTCCAAGCGCGCACGCTCACCCCAGCGCGAGCAAGATTGGCGGCCATCGGACGGCCCATGATTCCGGTGCCGAGGAATGCGACTGTGGTCATCCGGCCATCGTGCCGCCAGCTACGCGGATCGGCAGGATCAGCGCCTCCGCACTGCCCCCCGTTGACTTGCCACGATCAGCGACCAACACGGCGAACCGGACCAATCCCGCCACCAGCCCGCTCCCCCCTGTCCGTGAGGGCCACCCTCAGGGAATCTGATTCCCTCAGGGTTCCCCTCACGACCCGTCGCAGGCCGTGACGGACCCCTTCACAGAATCAGATTCCCTCAATGAGCCCTTCACAGACCGCCCCGCCCCGCCGCGACGCGCCCCAATGCGGCATTGGGTGCGTCGCATGCACCCAATGCGGCATTCGGTGCGTCACATGCACCCAATGCCACATTGGGGCGCTAGCCCAAGCCCACCGCGAACCGCACCGGTGCACCCAACATTCGAGGCACCCAGCCCCTCCCCCGCACCCCGATACGAAGCCGCCCTGCGGTTCGGGGGTGCTTGTCAAGGCATCTTTCCCGCCTTGACAAGCACCCCCGAACCGTCAGCACACTGAGGCTTCGGGGTGCCCCACGCAACCAAGACGGCAATGTCGCCGCCAGGCGACGAGCCGATCACCCGCTCAACACCGAGCCACGAACCCGCTCAGCAACCAACTCCTCAAACCCAGGAAACTCCCCAGGCACCAAAGCCCGCACAACCCCAGCCCCAACTCCAGCCCCAGCCCCAGCCCCAGCCACACCAGCACGCAAAACCCGAACAGTCACCAGATCCGCCCCACCGTCATGCCAATGCCGAACCCCAGCCGGAACCGTCAACACATCCCCGGCCTCGCACAACACCGCGTGCACCTCACGCCCGGCATGCAGATACCAAACCGCGGCCCCCCGAACGAAAAACCGATCCTCGACAGCGTCCCCAAGACGCTCGACAAGCCCCGGCTCCCCAGCCGGAACATCCACCGAGCAACCCCCGCCGACGCGAGACTCAACCAACCCCCGATACCGAGCCAGCACGTCCCCCTCCGAGCTGCCTTCAACAACGGGGAACCGGGCAAACCCGGCCCCCACCCGCCCCAGCTCAGCGACGATCGCCCCAGTGTCCTCAGTCCGCAAAAGCACATGCCCAGGCTGATCGTCAGGCCACACGGTCAACAGCGTCATCGCCGCTCCCCTCTCCTTGAAGAGAAGCAACCGACGACGCACCCGAATGTTCCCGCCCGCAGCACCACCGGACAGAAAGTGGCACCCCTCACTCAGCGAGCCGCAAGCCTCAGACCTGCCGCTCGCCCCGAATAGTCCGCCGCAGCCGAGGCACCCGCTCCGCCAGCGTCCGCTCCCCGCCCCGCTGTGTGGGCTCGTAATAGTCCCGCCCCACCAGCTCGTCCGGCGGATACTGCTGCGCCAGCACCCCCTCCGGCACGTTGTGCGGATACCGGTACCCCTGCGCATTGCCCAGCTGCTTGGCCCCCGCGTAGTGCCCGTCCCGCAGATGCGGCGGCACAGTCCCGATCGCCCCCTTGCGAACGTCGCTCAACGCGGTGTCGATCGCAGTGACCACAGCATTCGACTTAGGCGCGGTAGCGAGATGGATCGTCGCCTGCGCCAACGCGAGCCGCCCCTCCGGCATCCCGATGAACTGCACCGCGTGCGCCGCCGCGACCGCCGCCTGCAACGCGGTCGGATCCGCCAGCCCGACATCCTCGCTCGCGTGCACCACCAACCGCCGCGCCAGGAACCGCGGGTCCTCCCCCGCCTCGATCATCCGCGCCAGGTAGTGCAACGCCGCGTCGACGTCCGACCCGCGGATCGACTTGATGAACGCACTGATCACGTCGTAGTGCTGATCGCCGTCACGGTCATATCGAACTGCCGCCTTGTCCACAGTGGACTCGACAACGGCCAGATCGATCGTCTTGTTCTCCGTGGCCGACGCCGCATCCGCGGCCGCCTCCAGCGCGGTCAGCGCACGCCGCGCGTCCCCGCCCGCAAGCCGCACGAGGTGCGCCCGGGCTTCGTCAGTGAGCGTGAGTTCGCCGCCGAGCCCACGCTCGTCGGTCAACGCGCGCTCCAGCACGGCGACGATGTCGTCGTCGGTGAGCGGCCGCAGCTGCAGCACCAAGGACCGCGACAACAACGGCGACACCACCGAGAACGACGGGTTTTCCGTGGTCGCAGCCACCAGCAGCACAGTCCGGTCTTCGACCGCGCCGAGCAGCGCGTCCTGCTGGGTCTTGGAGAACCGGTGCACCTCGTCGATGAACAGGACGGTGTTCTCGGTGTTGTACTGCCGGCGCCGCCGAGCCTCCTCGATGACGCCGCGCACCTCCTTGACGCCCGCCGACAGCGCGGACATCGCGACGAACCGGCGCCCGGTAGCGATGGACACCAGGTTCGCCAGCGTGGTCTTGCCGGTGCCGGGCGGGCCGTAGAGCAGCACGGACGCCGGAGCGGCCCCCTCGACCAAGCGGCGCAGCGGAGCCCCTTCCCGCAGCAGGTGCTGCTGACCGACCACCTCGTCGAGCGTGCGCGGCCGCATCCGGACCGCGAGCGGCGACGTCGCCGGGTCGGCCTGCGGTTCGACCGGGTTCGCTCCGGTGGGTTCGGGCGGCGGCCCCGCGTCGGGGTTCACCGTGAAGAGTTCGTCCTGTGCCACGCTGACGACGGTAACCGACCACCCCGACAATCCCGCTCGCCCGGCCCCGCAGCGCCGCCGGAGGGGCAGACTGGGGCGATGGTCTCCTCGGTCGCGGTGTTGTCCGATATCCACGGCGTGCTGCCCGCCCTCGACGCGGTCCTCGCCGAACCCGACGTCCAAGCTGCCGATCTCGTCGTCCTCTGCGGCGACCTGGCCGCAGGCCCACTGCCCCGGCAGACCCTGGACCGGCTGGTTTCGCTAGGCGACCACGCGGTGTGGGTGCGCGGCAACGCGGACCGCGAACTCGTCACGCTCGCGTCCGGCGGCCCCACGAAGATCCCGGACCCGATCGGCCCCTGGGCCGCGACCCAGCTACGGCCGGACCAGGTGGCGCTGCTGGCCGGATTGCCCTTGACGGTCACCCTGGAAATCGACGGCCTCGGCGAAGTGCTGTTCTGCCATGCCACTCCCCGCGACGACGAAGAAGTCGCGCTGGTAGACAGTCCGCTGTCGCGCTGGGCCGAAGTCCTGGACGGCGTCACAGCGGAAACGGTCGTATGCGGCCACACCCACATGCCGTTCCTGCGACTGGCCGACCGCTGCCGGATCGTGAACCCAGGCAGCGTCGGAATGCCTTACGGCACAACAGGTGCACACTGGGCGCGCCTAGGTCCCGGCGTCGAGTTGCGGCGCACCGCATATGACGCGGAGGCCGTGTGCCGCGATCTGGCGGAAACGTCGGAGTATCCCGGAATTCAGGACTGGAACGACTATTTCGTACGGAATCCAGCGTCAGATGCCGAGGCACTGCGAGTATTCAGCCCACGCGCTCGCGGAACGAGCGCCACATGATGACTGCGGCATAAGGCAGAAACTCGCGCCCACGCCGCCACAGCCACGGCACCCCCTTCGCGACGAGCCAGCCAAAGTGCCCGGCAGCACTTGGCTCCACTCCCCCGGAGCAAGTGAGACTCACCGGCTCCGGAATCGCGTAGCCCGCCGCTGCCGCCAGATCCGTGAAGCCCTGGGCGAGCAGACGGTGCCCCAGTTCAGACGGATGCAGGCGGTCAACGCTCCACACCGTGAGGTCGTAGGCACCAGGCAGGGCATCCAGGTCCAGGCAAGCTATGCCTTCAGTTTCCACCACCCGGTCGATCGCCTCGTTCAGTTCCGCTACGCGAGCGCTCAAGGCCCGCTTGAGCGAGGGCGGAAGCCGAAAAACCTTGCTGTGGTCGTGAAAACGCACCGGCAAGACGGTAGTTCCGACCGCGGTGAGCTCACGAACGATCGCAGTGAGGTCCGCCGCGATGTTGTCCGGGTTGAAGTCCGGGCGGAGCGTGTCGTTCATGCCCACGACGACCAGTGCTACGTCCGGCTTGTGAGCAAGCGCAAGGGGAAGTTGTTCGGTGCGTACGCAGGCCATCCTCGCGCCGGTAAAAGACGGATTCAGGTAGCCGGCTTCGTCGATGCCGAGGGCCTGCGCGACCAAGGGCCCCACTCCGCGCCAGCCACCGCGATGGGGAAGCGGATCGCCGAGCCCCACGGCGGTCGAATCGCCGAGGATCGCCAAACGTTCGGCTTGACGGAGGGACGGGGTTCGTTCCGGAACTGGTTCTCGGGCTGCGGCTGGGGTGACTCCGACGCTGATCACGGTCACGACCAAGACCATCCGGTATCGAAACTCACCGCTGGTGATGGGAAGGTAACGCGGTATGGACGGAGGTGGGAACTTCCGGTACCAGGCGAAGACGAGGTCTGATTTAGGGCATTTGAGCCCTCCCTAACAGCAGCCGCTCGCCACCCACCCAACAGCCACCGATGCACCCAACGATCGAGGCACCCAGCCCCTCCCCCGCACCCCGATATAAAGCGTCCCTGCGGTCTGGGGGTGCTTGTCAAGGCATCTTTCCAGCCTTGACAAGCACCCCCAGACCGTCAGCACAATCAAACTTCGGGGTGCCCCACGCAACCACCAAGCGATGTCGCCGCCAGGCGACGAGCCGAACCTCACCGAAACGCAGGATAAAACGCCAAATCAGCATGCGGCCCCAACCGAGCCCCCAACGCAGCAGCAACCCGCGTGGAGTGCTCGGCAACCTCAGTCAACCGCGAATACCCCGCATGCCGAGCCAACTCACGCCACCAAGTAACCAGCGCAGCCTCCCGGCTAACCGGAGTCGCATGCCGACTCAGATCAAGCCGAGGAAGCAAATCCCGAGTAACCTGCCACACCTGCAACATCTCACTGACAGTGAGCTGCCGAGCCAACTCGACGTCATCAGCAAACGACGGCCACACGTCGACGATCTCAGCCCGCCAAGCAGCGATCATCGCCTCGCTCATCCCCGCGGGCAGGGCCATCGCCCGAGGATCGGACACGAACGGCAACCGCAGACACGAAGCGTCTACCAGCGCAGTGCGAACCCGCCCCCGCTCGAAGTCCAAAAACCGAACCCCAGACCCCGTGACCAGGTTGTTCTCCGGAGCAAGCTCAACCGGACTGAACGCCCGAAAAGCAGCCGACCGAGCCTGAGCGACAGCCTCGGCAAGGCGCTCGCGCACCGCCTCGGGAACAGGCACATCGAGCAACTCGGACAACAGCTCTTCAACGTCGTCAACCAGACCCGACAGCCCGTCATTGTCGGTCCGCACCGGCCCGCCCAGCCGCCGCAGCAACGCATTGAAATCCGCTTCACGACTAGCAGTACTAGCGTGCAACCGCCCCAACGACCGAGCCCAAGACAGGAGAGCCCGCTCAGCCGCACGAGAGTCGCGAGCAGCCAGCTTGTCCTGCAAAGTAGGCGCGCGCCCGAGGTCCTCGATCACCAGCACCCGATGCCCGCCGTCGTGAGCCAGCAGCTCAGGACACATCCGCTCGTCCGGAGCCAACGCGGTGAACAGCTGGTAGCTCACAGCCTCCTGAGCGAACGGATCGACCCGACCGGCTTCCGGCGGATCCGGATAATGCTTGACCACCAACGTCCGCGGCAACGCGAACGAGGACGACACGACCCGCGCCCGGACGACTGTCGCCGGTCCGCTCCCGGAGAGGTGCTCCGGCGAAACCAGCGTGATCGCGCTCCCGAACCGGCGCGTGAGCACCGCCTCGCCCGCCGCGACGGCCGCGGCGACGGCGAGTTCCCCGGCTTCCGCCCGGACTCCGGCGTCGCCGGCGGAGGAGGTGTCGACTGTCATTGTCACCGACCCTACTCGTGACTGAGCAACCATGACCACAACGTTCCGGGCGCCGGGACGCGCCCGGATTCACCCACGGGAAAGCGGACGCAGCAATGCCGCGGAACGTTGCTTGCGTCGGCGAACTATCAGCACAATGGCCGCAGCAAGAACGATTCCGAAGAGGTTGACCAGCAGCTGCAGCACCGAAAAACCGGCCCGGTCCCACCGCCCCGCGACGGCCGCGACCATCGCGTAACCGGCCGCCGGAACGGTCGTCACCGAAATGAACACGCCGACCAGCGCGGCCGATTTCGCCGACGTCATCGCGAGCATTCCGGCCGCCCCGGCGAGCAATGCCACCACGAACGACGCGGGCCCGACCTGGTACACGAAATCGACCTGGTGGTTGTTGACGATCGCGTGCGGGTCGAAGAGCCCGGCCGTGCTGCCGAGCAGGACGCCGAGCAGCGTGATCGCCATGGAGACCGGGAATCCGAGCGCCAGCGCGACCCCGGCCCGGCGCACCAGGTCCCAGCGGCCCAGCACCACGCCGACCGCGATCGCGGCGAGCGGGCCGAACTCGGGCCCGACCACCATCGCGCCGACGATCGTGACCGACGAATCGGTGAGCACGCCGACCGCGGCGAGCAGGCACGCGATGGCGAGGAACGCCTGGAACGTGGCGTTCCACCGCGATTCCTCGCCGGTGCGGCCGAGCAGCTCCTGCCACACGACCGCGTCCGCGCCTTCGCCGGGAGCGGCTTCCTCGGCCGCGTCGGCGGCATCGGAAAGCGCCGTGTCCAGCGATTCCATGGTGATGCCGCCGCTGCGGTCGAGACCGAGCGTGCACAGTGCGTCGACGATGTCGTCGGCCGCTTCCCGCGCGATGTCCGCCTCGATGAGGTCGCCCTCGGGCGAGACGGACGCCCCGCGGTGCACGATCAGGTGCGCCGCGCCCGGATGGGTGCGCAGCAGCTCCAGCGTCTCGTCAGTGCGCTCCGGCGGGCAGATCGCCCTGAGGTGCAGCACTAGACCGCCCCGCCCTGCCAGCCGTTCTCGACGGACACGCCGCTACTTCTCCTGTGCGGCAGCCGATTTGTTCTGCGGGACAACCGGTTTCGCGTCGATCCCGGCTTCCTTGCGCTGCTGCGCGGTGATCGGCGCGGGCGCGGCGGTGAGCGGGTCGTAGCCGCCGCCGGTCTTCGGGAACGCGATCACGTCGCGCAGCGAGTCGGCCTTGGCCAGCAGCATGACGATGCGGTCCCAGCCGAACGCGATGCCGCCGTGCGGGGGCGCGCCGAACTGGAACGCTTCGAGCAGGAAGCCGAACTTCTCCTGTGCTTCCTCCTCGCCGAGTCCCATCAGCGCGAACACGCGCTTCTGGACGTCCTCGCGGTGGATACGGATCGAGCCGCCGCCGATCTCGTTGCCGTTGCAGACGAGGTCGTACGCGTAGGCGAGCGCGTTGCCCGGGTCCTGCTCGAACTTGTCGATCCACTCCGGGGTCGGCGAGGTGAACGCGTGGTGCACGGCGGTCCACTTGCCGGAGCCGACCGCGACGTCGTCGCCGATGTCCTCGACCGGCGCGAACAGCGGCGCGTCCACGACCCACACGAACGACCAGGCGTCCTCGTCGATCAGGCCGAGCTTGCGGCCGATCTCGTCGCGCGCGGCGCCGAGCAGCGGCTGCGCGGCGGAAATCTTGCCCGCGGCGAAGAAGATGCAGTCGCCGGGCTTCGCGCCCGCGGCTTCCGCGACGTTCGCGCGCTCGGTCTCGGAAAGGTTCTTGGCGACCGGGCCGCCGAGCGTGCCGTCCTCGTTGACCAGGACGTACGCCAGGCCCTTCGCGCCGCGCTGCTTCGCCCACTCCTGCCAGGCGTCGAGCTGACGGCGCGGCTGCGAAGCCCCGCCCGCCATGACGACCGCGCCCACGTACGGAGCCTGGAACACGCGGAACGGCGTGTCGGCGAAGAAGTCGGTGAGCTCGGTGATCTCGAGGTCGAAGCGCAGGTCCGGCTTGTCGGAGCCGTACTTGGCCATCGACTCGCGGTAGGTGATCCGCGGGATCGGGGTGGCGATCTCGTGGCCGATCAGCTTCCAGAGCGACTTCACGATGGCTTCGCCGACCGCGATGACGTCGTCCTGCTCGACGAAGCTCATCTCGATGTCGAGCTGGGTGAACTCGGGCTGCCGGTCGGCGCGGAAGTCCTCGTCGCGGTAGCAGCGGGCGATCTGGAAATAGCGTTCCATGCCGCCGACCATGAGCAGCTGCTTGAACAGCTGCGGCGACTGCGGGAGCGCGTACCAGGAGCCGGGCTTGAGCCGCGCGGGCACGAGGAAGTCGCGGGCGCCTTCCGGGGTGGAGCGGGTCATCGTCGGCGTCTCGATCTCGACGAAGTCCTGCCCGTGCAGCACCTCGCGCGCGACGCGGCTGACCTCGCTGCGCAGCCGGATCGCGGCCGCCGGGCCGCTGCGGCGCAGGTCGAGGTAGCGGTACTTGAGCCGGACCTCCTCGCCGACGTCGACCCGGTCGTCGATCGGGAACGGCAGCGGAGCGGCCTCGGACAGCACTTCCAGCTCGGTGGCGAGGACCTCGATCTCGCCGGTGGCGATGTCCGGGTTCGCGTTGCCCTCGGGCCGCCGCGACACCTCGCCGACGACCTTCACGCAGAACTCGGAGCGCAGCGCGTGCGCGCGCTCGGCCATCTCGCCCTCGCGGAACACGACCTGCGCGACGCCGCTGGCGTCCCGGAGATCGATGAAGATGACTCCGCCGTGATCGCGCCGCCGCGCCACCCAGCCGGTGAGGGTGACGGTCTGACCGGCCTGCCCGGCACGCAGAGTGCCGGCTTGATGAGTGCGGAGCACTGCGACTGCTCTCCCTAGGTCCACGAGTTCGGGTGCGGCGGCGTTTTCGGTTGTTCGGCCGAGCACGCATTTCGCCGGATACAGAGGCTAACGAACCCGGTGACGGGGGGCGCGGGCAGGTTTGGGTCGGGGTGGCTGGGCGGGCTCGGGCTGGTGGGTGTGGTGGGGCGGAAGTGGCGGGTGGTGCCGAGGGGTGGCTCAGCTGCGCGGCGGGGACAGCGTCCGGTTCAGGCGGCGGACCGGGCAGCCGAAGCGGCTCGGCGAGCGGGACAAGCAGGACTGGAGTGGCGGGCGGGTGCGAGCGGTGACGCGGGCTAGCTCGGGCCGCGGGGCAGGCGCGGCGGCTGGTTCAGGGGCGGCGCGAACGCCCGGAGCTGAGGCCACGGCAGGTTCGGGCAGCGACACGCGCACGCGCGGGCCGCTGGAACGGAGCCAGGTTCGGGCGGCGGTTCGGGCTCTCCGCTTTGGGTTCCACGGCATATCTGCTGGGGAGGTGCGCGGCTCCGCTCGTACCCAAGGATGGGCGCGCCGCGCCGTTCGCCACGATCCGCAGGCGGCAGCCCCCCGGGCCCGACGCCCACGCCAAAGCAGGGTTCGGCACGTCAGCCCGCCTCGCCGCATGGATCGCGGTGCGGTCGCCCGGTCGCCCGCGTCACGGGATTGCCGTCCGGCCCGGGCAGCGGGCAGGCTCGTCGCCCCAAGCAGCGGTCGCCCCAAGCGGCAGTCGCGCGGTCCGGCT
Encoded here:
- the aspS gene encoding aspartate--tRNA ligase, encoding MLRTHQAGTLRAGQAGQTVTLTGWVARRRDHGGVIFIDLRDASGVAQVVFREGEMAERAHALRSEFCVKVVGEVSRRPEGNANPDIATGEIEVLATELEVLSEAAPLPFPIDDRVDVGEEVRLKYRYLDLRRSGPAAAIRLRSEVSRVAREVLHGQDFVEIETPTMTRSTPEGARDFLVPARLKPGSWYALPQSPQLFKQLLMVGGMERYFQIARCYRDEDFRADRQPEFTQLDIEMSFVEQDDVIAVGEAIVKSLWKLIGHEIATPIPRITYRESMAKYGSDKPDLRFDLEITELTDFFADTPFRVFQAPYVGAVVMAGGASQPRRQLDAWQEWAKQRGAKGLAYVLVNEDGTLGGPVAKNLSETERANVAEAAGAKPGDCIFFAAGKISAAQPLLGAARDEIGRKLGLIDEDAWSFVWVVDAPLFAPVEDIGDDVAVGSGKWTAVHHAFTSPTPEWIDKFEQDPGNALAYAYDLVCNGNEIGGGSIRIHREDVQKRVFALMGLGEEEAQEKFGFLLEAFQFGAPPHGGIAFGWDRIVMLLAKADSLRDVIAFPKTGGGYDPLTAAPAPITAQQRKEAGIDAKPVVPQNKSAAAQEK